The window CCTGGGCCAAGCTACGAAAAGCGATTTGGCTGGCGAATTGCAGACAGTAGGTTTGATGTCGGTAATAGGCAACATGTTAGCATGTGCCCACTTAGGTAGCACATATGCAAAACTTGCTAAGAAGCTTAAACGTGCTCCTTTGGCCTACCGCCTAGCGAGCGCCCACGGCTTCGATACTAACTTCATGCAACTCTCGTATTTGCGGAGAAACGGATTTCCAGAAGTGCTATTATTCGCCTTAGATCGCGAAGTTAGTTCAAAAACTGCACATCGAACTGGAATGCGAAACATTTTGCACGCCGCCATCGAACTCGTAGACGCTTTTGAAGATCAGCAGAGTTATCGTTTCCAGCCTGGCACGTCACTCCCATCGCAATCGTCGTTAAGACTGTTACAGCTAAACCAAGGTGGTTATCAAAATATTTGGGATAACTGCTACAGTTTGCTTACCGACGGCTCGGTTAATGAAGTTCAAACTGACAGCGATAAACTAACAATTCCAGCCGATCCGAAAGAGCACACCCCCAACGCTGGCAATTTACCACAGGCTGAACCGACAGGCGGGCCTACACAAATCTTAGACAATAGAGATTTTCAATTATTAACTGAACTGCAATCCGCAGAGAACGTACCACAAACTGAAAGTCTATCTAGCACTCAGACAGCTACTTATGCCGAACAGATTGAGGGGGAAGCAAATATTTCACAAAAACTGAACGATGAGCCTTCCTATTTCCCCCTGCCCTCTCCACCTCCAGTCAGTTTTATAAAAACTGAAAAGGTAGAAGTAACTAGACTCTCTCACTACATGCGCTTTAACAAGCGCATTACCAACATAATCAGTGAATTTGCCACCATATGCGAGACCGCTAATAGCACAACACAGCTACTCGACAT of the Deltaproteobacteria bacterium genome contains:
- a CDS encoding HDOD domain-containing protein, with product MKANSKPDTATVARNTSGNDGSLQQAEDTKPTEEGNENTSVGQALKIKLPANPQVLDEIRALAAEPAFRVEVLASCVKRDPVIMLELIRVANSMYFNQGRPPMTTAETAIVQLGSKQLIEIADSIATHKQFSDEETANAFESLRIKAQKIAAVARLLGQATKSDLAGELQTVGLMSVIGNMLACAHLGSTYAKLAKKLKRAPLAYRLASAHGFDTNFMQLSYLRRNGFPEVLLFALDREVSSKTAHRTGMRNILHAAIELVDAFEDQQSYRFQPGTSLPSQSSLRLLQLNQGGYQNIWDNCYSLLTDGSVNEVQTDSDKLTIPADPKEHTPNAGNLPQAEPTGGPTQILDNRDFQLLTELQSAENVPQTESLSSTQTATYAEQIEGEANISQKLNDEPSYFPLPSPPPVSFIKTEKVEVTRLSHYMRFNKRITNIISEFATICETANSTTQLLDMLLNFLVTDGPFARAALIAHSNNRTSAKILRSIGDGFKDSNSFDIYDPISPLATCTTQLKSFNAHSSKENLAPLGISAYAMSPLDIHYEDPISLYADCGSNKPITFEARRIFRYIVGLLNTRLPEIDDTLFDKSQ